The following proteins come from a genomic window of Iamia sp. SCSIO 61187:
- a CDS encoding TraR/DksA C4-type zinc finger protein yields MASSRSARTAKAAPVPRATGGRATSAKKKAATSAAAKPAPTKAAAKKAPAKKAARAAAKTAPATRGPATKAPAKNAAAKKAAAKDAGGRKAAAKKAPAKKAPPAKAPARRAAGRRSPFSAAFLRAQRAALEEERATYVNQAETLRAEADSLVADIDPGDVQFDEESGEGDTLAVERERDLALSAQARQAVEEIDHALAKFDLGTYGICEVSGEPIPTERLEAIPWAREKVEYKVGGLGRR; encoded by the coding sequence ATGGCCTCGTCACGCAGCGCACGCACCGCCAAGGCCGCGCCCGTGCCCCGGGCCACGGGGGGCCGGGCGACGTCGGCCAAGAAGAAGGCGGCCACGAGCGCCGCGGCGAAGCCGGCCCCGACGAAGGCCGCGGCCAAGAAGGCGCCGGCGAAGAAGGCCGCGAGGGCCGCAGCGAAGACGGCGCCGGCGACGAGGGGCCCCGCCACGAAGGCCCCGGCGAAGAACGCAGCGGCGAAGAAGGCGGCGGCGAAGGACGCAGGGGGGAGGAAGGCGGCCGCCAAGAAGGCGCCCGCCAAGAAGGCCCCGCCGGCGAAGGCGCCGGCGCGTCGGGCGGCCGGGCGGCGCTCGCCGTTCTCGGCCGCCTTCCTGCGGGCGCAGCGGGCGGCCCTCGAGGAGGAGCGGGCCACCTACGTCAACCAGGCCGAGACGCTCCGGGCCGAGGCCGACTCGCTCGTCGCCGACATCGACCCCGGCGACGTCCAGTTCGACGAGGAGTCGGGCGAGGGCGACACGCTGGCTGTCGAGCGCGAGCGCGACCTGGCCCTGTCCGCCCAGGCCCGCCAGGCGGTCGAGGAGATCGACCACGCCCTGGCCAAGTTCGACCTCGGCACCTACGGCATCTGCGAGGTGTCCGGCGAGCCGATCCCGACCGAGCGGCTCGAAGCCATCCCCTGGGCCCGCGAGAAGGTCGAGTACAAGGTCGGGGGGCTGGGCCGTCGCTGA
- the lspA gene encoding signal peptidase II: MRAEDEAPAPARPRRARRPHVARAPLVAAVGVGLLVVDQLSKHWALNRLSDGRVVEVVGSLQLLLTWNTGASFSIGSDLELGPYIALLALVVVAWLLWSGHSATRLGAVAAGMVTGGALGNLVDRALRSGPAGAEAGFLGGAVVDFIDLQWWPIFNVADVGVVGGALLLVLASVIHGDPHDQRAARGDGPDGAGGS; the protein is encoded by the coding sequence ATGAGGGCGGAGGACGAGGCCCCCGCGCCCGCCCGGCCCCGGCGCGCCCGGCGGCCGCACGTGGCGCGCGCCCCGTTGGTCGCCGCCGTCGGCGTGGGGCTCCTCGTCGTCGACCAGCTGTCCAAGCACTGGGCCCTCAACCGGCTGTCCGACGGCCGCGTGGTGGAGGTGGTGGGCTCCCTCCAGCTCCTCCTCACCTGGAACACGGGGGCGTCGTTCAGCATCGGGTCCGACCTCGAGCTGGGGCCCTACATCGCCCTCCTGGCCCTCGTCGTCGTGGCGTGGCTCCTCTGGTCGGGGCACAGCGCCACCCGGCTCGGCGCGGTGGCGGCGGGCATGGTCACCGGCGGCGCCCTCGGCAACCTGGTCGACCGCGCCCTGCGCAGCGGCCCGGCGGGCGCCGAGGCCGGCTTCCTGGGCGGCGCGGTCGTCGACTTCATCGACCTCCAGTGGTGGCCGATCTTCAACGTGGCCGACGTCGGTGTGGTCGGCGGCGCCCTCCTCCTGGTGCTCGCCTCCGTCATCCACGGCGACCCCCACGACCAGCGCGCCGCCCGCGGCGACGGACCGGACGGGGCGGGCGGGTCGTGA
- a CDS encoding RluA family pseudouridine synthase — MSTRAEVVPPALGGQRIDRVVALVADVSRAEAAALVVGGSVRIDDQPVTKVSERVAEGSTVEVDVDDAVVDTAPGPDPAVEVRTVLVDDEVIVVDKQPDLVVHPGAGHSSGTLVGGLLARFPELAGVGDPERPGIVHRLDRDTSGLLVVARTPRAYESLVAQLSARTVERRYLALVAGHPDPARGLVDAPLGRSPRQPTLMAVRADGKEARTRYQVLERFADPSPVALVECRLETGRTHQIRVHMRAIEHPIVGDPRYGGGRTRVTCPRPFLHAADLAFLHPATGERVAVTSPLPTDLRSVLEGLRSVASGG, encoded by the coding sequence GTGAGCACCCGCGCCGAGGTGGTGCCTCCCGCCCTCGGGGGCCAGCGGATCGACCGGGTCGTGGCCCTGGTGGCCGACGTGTCGCGGGCCGAGGCGGCCGCCCTCGTGGTCGGGGGCTCGGTGCGCATCGACGACCAGCCGGTCACCAAGGTGTCCGAGCGCGTCGCCGAGGGGAGCACCGTCGAGGTCGACGTCGACGACGCCGTCGTCGACACCGCACCCGGGCCCGACCCGGCGGTCGAGGTGCGCACGGTGCTGGTCGACGACGAGGTCATCGTGGTCGACAAGCAGCCCGACCTCGTCGTCCACCCCGGCGCCGGCCACTCGTCGGGGACGCTCGTCGGCGGGCTCCTGGCCCGGTTCCCCGAGCTGGCCGGCGTGGGGGACCCGGAGCGACCCGGCATCGTCCACCGCCTCGACCGCGACACCTCGGGCCTGCTCGTCGTGGCCCGGACGCCCCGCGCCTACGAGAGCCTGGTGGCCCAGCTGAGCGCCCGCACCGTCGAGCGCCGGTACCTCGCCCTGGTCGCCGGGCACCCCGACCCCGCCCGGGGGCTGGTCGACGCGCCCCTCGGCCGGTCGCCCCGCCAGCCCACCCTGATGGCCGTCCGGGCCGACGGCAAGGAGGCGCGGACCCGCTACCAGGTGCTCGAGCGGTTCGCCGACCCCAGCCCGGTGGCCCTGGTCGAGTGCCGCCTGGAGACGGGGCGGACGCACCAGATCCGGGTCCACATGCGGGCCATCGAGCACCCGATCGTCGGCGACCCCCGCTACGGGGGCGGTCGGACCCGGGTGACGTGCCCGCGCCCGTTCCTGCACGCCGCCGACCTGGCCTTCCTGCACCCGGCGACGGGGGAGCGGGTGGCGGTGACCTCACCCCTCCCGACGGACCTCCGCTCCGTGCTCGAGGGCCTGCGGAGCGTGGCGTCGGGGGGCTGA
- a CDS encoding ABC transporter substrate-binding protein has translation MPAPPPRSRRPHGRRLLAVVVAAGLAVAATACGGGDEGGTPVLKWYARDEAGGIFGAAIEDCNAAAEGRYRIELQALPSNADEQREQLVRRLAAGDSDIDLMNMDVIWTAEFANAEWILPWPEDQVEEATEGRLDIAVESATYEDTLYGIPLNTNAQLLWYRTDLTEEPPATWDEMLAAADELEQEGKPHVIWEQGQRYEGLVVWFASLLASAGGAILNEEGTEVSLDDGPTRRALEVLSEFARSSHAPPALATAQEDQGRQGWESGSAAFMVNYGFVWPSANELAPDIAEKMAWAPFPSVEPDVDSTVVAGGFNIGIGAYGDHPDLAVEAATCLANEENQTRNAQDAGLLPVTEALYDDPEVTEAENDAGIKLFPYAAEMKEALDRATLRPRTPFYNDVSLAIISILHPASDIDPEADVDRLREAIEQALEGEGLL, from the coding sequence TTGCCCGCACCCCCGCCCCGATCTCGTCGACCGCACGGCCGCCGCCTCCTCGCCGTCGTCGTGGCGGCCGGCCTGGCCGTGGCGGCCACCGCGTGCGGCGGCGGGGACGAGGGCGGCACGCCCGTCCTCAAGTGGTACGCCCGCGACGAGGCCGGCGGCATCTTCGGGGCCGCCATCGAGGACTGCAACGCCGCCGCCGAGGGCCGCTACCGGATCGAGCTCCAGGCCCTGCCGTCCAACGCCGACGAGCAGCGCGAGCAGCTGGTGCGCCGCCTGGCCGCCGGGGACTCCGACATCGACCTGATGAACATGGACGTCATCTGGACCGCCGAGTTCGCCAACGCCGAGTGGATCCTCCCGTGGCCCGAGGACCAGGTCGAGGAGGCGACCGAGGGGCGGCTCGACATCGCCGTCGAGAGCGCGACCTACGAGGACACGCTGTACGGGATCCCGCTCAACACCAACGCCCAGCTGCTCTGGTACCGCACCGACCTCACCGAGGAGCCGCCGGCGACGTGGGACGAGATGCTCGCCGCCGCCGACGAGCTCGAGCAGGAGGGCAAGCCCCACGTCATCTGGGAGCAGGGCCAGCGCTACGAGGGCCTCGTGGTCTGGTTCGCCTCGCTCCTGGCGTCGGCCGGTGGGGCCATCTTGAACGAGGAGGGCACCGAGGTCAGCCTGGACGACGGGCCCACCCGCCGGGCCCTCGAGGTGCTGTCGGAGTTCGCCCGCTCGTCGCACGCCCCGCCCGCGCTGGCCACCGCCCAGGAGGACCAGGGCCGCCAGGGGTGGGAGTCGGGCAGCGCCGCGTTCATGGTGAACTACGGGTTCGTCTGGCCCAGCGCCAACGAGCTGGCGCCCGACATCGCCGAGAAGATGGCGTGGGCGCCGTTCCCCTCCGTCGAGCCCGACGTCGACTCCACCGTCGTGGCCGGTGGGTTCAACATCGGCATCGGCGCCTACGGCGACCACCCCGACCTCGCCGTCGAGGCCGCCACCTGCCTGGCCAACGAGGAGAACCAGACCCGCAACGCTCAGGACGCCGGGCTGCTGCCCGTCACCGAGGCCCTCTACGACGACCCCGAGGTCACCGAGGCCGAGAACGACGCCGGCATCAAGCTCTTCCCCTACGCCGCCGAGATGAAGGAGGCCCTCGACCGGGCCACCCTCCGGCCCCGCACGCCGTTCTACAACGACGTCTCGCTGGCGATCATCAGCATCTTGCACCCTGCGTCCGACATCGATCCGGAGGCCGACGTGGACAGGCTGCGCGAGGCCATCGAACAGGCCCTGGAGGGGGAGGGGCTCTTGTGA
- a CDS encoding carbohydrate ABC transporter permease codes for MAKKGTSARARSERKLGWMLCAPAVFVMLLVTAYPIAYAVWLSMQRYDLRFPEERGFVGVDNYEAVLGNSLWWRDLANTAIIMVISVAIELLLGFALAFVMHRALFGRGLVRSSILVPYGIITVVAAFAWRFAFDPTTGFVNGITGLENSWFTETWSSYLVIILAEVWKTTPFMSLLLLAGFTLVPDDAVKAARVDGASASYRLRKVIIPLMKPAILVALLFRTMDAFRIFDSVFVMTRGAQGTENVSILGYKTLVSRLNLGLGSAVSVLIFACVLIIAFLFVKGFGANLSQQRGE; via the coding sequence ATGGCGAAGAAGGGGACCTCCGCCCGGGCCCGGTCGGAGCGGAAGCTGGGCTGGATGCTCTGCGCCCCGGCCGTGTTCGTGATGCTGCTGGTGACCGCGTACCCGATCGCCTACGCCGTCTGGCTCTCGATGCAACGCTACGACCTGCGCTTCCCCGAGGAGCGCGGGTTCGTCGGCGTCGACAACTACGAGGCCGTGCTGGGGAACTCCCTGTGGTGGCGGGACCTGGCCAACACGGCGATCATCATGGTCATCTCGGTGGCGATCGAGCTGCTGCTCGGCTTCGCCCTGGCCTTCGTGATGCACCGGGCCCTCTTCGGGCGGGGGCTGGTGCGCTCGTCGATCCTCGTCCCCTACGGGATCATCACCGTCGTGGCCGCCTTCGCCTGGCGGTTCGCCTTCGACCCCACCACCGGCTTCGTCAACGGCATCACCGGGCTGGAGAACAGCTGGTTCACCGAGACGTGGAGCTCCTACCTGGTCATCATCCTCGCCGAGGTCTGGAAGACGACCCCGTTCATGTCGCTCCTGCTGCTGGCCGGGTTCACCCTGGTGCCGGACGACGCCGTCAAGGCGGCGCGGGTCGACGGTGCCTCGGCGTCGTACCGCCTGCGCAAGGTGATCATCCCGCTGATGAAGCCGGCGATCCTGGTGGCGCTGCTGTTCCGCACCATGGACGCCTTCCGGATCTTCGACTCGGTGTTCGTCATGACCCGGGGCGCCCAGGGCACCGAGAACGTGTCGATCCTCGGATACAAGACGCTCGTCAGCCGGCTGAACCTGGGGCTGGGGTCCGCCGTCTCGGTCCTGATCTTCGCCTGCGTGCTGATCATCGCCTTCCTGTTCGTCAAGGGCTTCGGCGCCAACCTGTCCCAGCAGAGGGGTGAGTAG
- a CDS encoding carbohydrate ABC transporter permease: MAAPGSREAKDKVFWGFGILLVIFYALLPVAWIVSLSLKPAEEVATEGEGFLGGFFPKDPTLENYTGAGGVLKDEQFQAALRNSIGIALIATLLAVVLATFAAYAIVRLDFPGKALVMSGALAIAMFPQISVIGPLFNMWRDLGLFDTWPGLIIPYMTFTLPLAIWTLSAFFREIPWDLDKAARIDGASPFQAFRKVIAPLAAPGMFTSAILVFIFAWNDFLFATSLTSTNRARTVPAAITFFTGSSQFTFPTGQIAAASVLVTVPIIVMVLIFQRRIVSGLTSGAVKG; this comes from the coding sequence ATGGCGGCGCCCGGCTCGAGGGAGGCCAAGGACAAGGTGTTCTGGGGCTTCGGCATCCTGCTCGTCATCTTCTACGCCCTGCTGCCGGTGGCCTGGATCGTCTCGCTGTCGCTCAAACCGGCCGAGGAGGTGGCCACCGAGGGCGAGGGGTTCCTGGGCGGGTTCTTCCCCAAGGACCCCACCCTCGAGAACTACACCGGAGCGGGCGGCGTGCTCAAGGACGAGCAGTTCCAGGCCGCCCTGCGCAACTCGATCGGCATCGCCCTCATCGCCACCCTGCTGGCTGTGGTCCTCGCCACCTTCGCCGCCTACGCCATCGTCCGGCTCGACTTCCCGGGCAAGGCGCTGGTCATGTCGGGGGCGCTGGCCATCGCCATGTTCCCGCAGATCTCGGTGATCGGCCCGCTGTTCAACATGTGGCGCGACCTCGGCCTGTTCGACACCTGGCCGGGGCTGATCATCCCCTACATGACCTTCACCCTCCCGCTGGCCATCTGGACCCTGTCGGCGTTCTTCCGGGAGATCCCCTGGGACCTCGACAAGGCGGCCCGCATCGACGGGGCCAGCCCCTTCCAGGCCTTCCGCAAGGTCATCGCCCCACTGGCGGCGCCGGGCATGTTCACCTCGGCGATCCTCGTGTTCATCTTCGCCTGGAACGACTTCCTCTTCGCCACGTCGCTGACCTCGACCAACCGGGCCCGGACCGTGCCCGCCGCCATCACCTTCTTCACCGGCTCGTCGCAGTTCACGTTCCCGACCGGGCAGATCGCCGCCGCCTCGGTCCTCGTCACCGTCCCCATCATCGTGATGGTCCTCATCTTCCAGCGCCGCATCGTGTCCGGGCTCACGTCCGGCGCGGTGAAGGGCTAG
- a CDS encoding ABC transporter ATP-binding protein: MAEIALDKVSKEYGDGFAAVKEADFTIGDGEFFILVGPSGCGKSTLLNMIVGLEDITSGEMRVDGERVNDVDPKDRNMAMVFQSYAIYPHMTVRENMEFPLKLRKVPKEEMRSKVEEAARMLELTEHLDRKPGNLSGGQRQRVAMGRAIVREPVAFLMDEPLSNLDAKLRVQMRTTISRLQQRLGTTTIYVTHDQVEAMTLGDRVAVMRRGVVQQVDSPRMLYTHPANLFVAGFIGSPSMNLLPAQLDGSRLSLPMLDLDLPASVTDRLAAGAGGEVIAGIRPENFEDASLVGDREAPGGTFTAAIDVIEWLGSELFAHFEVEGSAADQLSDLAADLEKVAISVSGEGRTEVTARLDVTSDAQEREDTELWIDARAIHLFDPESGRSLLSVPGSEAQPADADAPALAKS, encoded by the coding sequence ATGGCCGAGATCGCGCTCGACAAGGTCTCCAAGGAGTACGGCGACGGCTTCGCCGCCGTGAAGGAGGCCGACTTCACCATCGGCGACGGCGAGTTCTTCATCCTCGTGGGCCCCTCGGGCTGCGGGAAGTCGACGCTGCTCAACATGATCGTCGGGCTCGAGGACATCACCTCGGGCGAGATGCGGGTCGACGGCGAGCGGGTCAACGACGTCGACCCCAAGGACCGCAACATGGCGATGGTCTTCCAGAGCTACGCCATCTACCCGCACATGACCGTGCGGGAGAACATGGAGTTCCCGCTCAAGCTGCGGAAGGTCCCCAAGGAGGAGATGCGGTCGAAGGTCGAGGAGGCGGCCCGCATGCTCGAGCTGACCGAGCACCTCGACCGCAAGCCCGGCAACCTCTCCGGTGGCCAGCGCCAGCGGGTCGCCATGGGCCGGGCCATCGTCCGCGAGCCGGTGGCCTTCTTGATGGACGAGCCGCTGTCCAACCTCGACGCCAAGCTCCGGGTGCAGATGCGCACCACCATCTCCCGGCTCCAGCAGCGCCTGGGGACGACCACCATCTACGTCACCCACGACCAGGTCGAGGCCATGACGCTGGGCGACCGGGTGGCGGTCATGCGTCGGGGCGTCGTGCAGCAGGTCGACTCGCCCCGGATGCTCTACACCCACCCCGCCAACCTGTTCGTGGCCGGGTTCATCGGCTCCCCGTCGATGAACCTGCTGCCGGCGCAGCTGGACGGGTCGCGGCTGTCGCTCCCGATGCTCGACCTCGACCTGCCGGCCTCGGTCACCGACCGGCTGGCCGCGGGGGCGGGGGGCGAGGTCATCGCCGGCATCCGCCCCGAGAACTTCGAGGACGCGTCGCTGGTGGGCGACCGCGAGGCGCCCGGCGGCACCTTCACCGCCGCCATCGACGTCATCGAGTGGCTGGGCTCGGAGCTGTTCGCCCACTTCGAGGTCGAGGGTTCGGCCGCCGACCAGCTCTCGGACCTGGCCGCCGACCTCGAGAAGGTCGCCATCAGCGTGAGCGGCGAGGGCAGGACCGAGGTCACCGCCCGGCTCGACGTCACCAGCGACGCCCAGGAGCGCGAGGACACCGAGCTCTGGATCGACGCCCGGGCCATCCACCTCTTCGACCCCGAGTCGGGCCGCTCGCTCCTCAGCGTCCCCGGCTCCGAGGCGCAGCCCGCCGACGCCGACGCCCCCGCCCTGGCCAAGTCCTGA
- a CDS encoding Rrf2 family transcriptional regulator has product MKVSTRGDYACRALLSLTLHPEEAPTSVRDIAERTGLPQPYLEQILLALKGAGLVRSKRGVGGGYVLAREPAEITLAQIVSAVDGPIVVGDFGEPHQNGACDHEGQCVLLAVWADAGRQMRTLLEARTLADIAAITAGNAPWPEPAT; this is encoded by the coding sequence GTGAAGGTGTCGACGCGCGGTGACTACGCCTGTCGGGCGCTGCTGTCGCTCACGCTCCACCCGGAGGAGGCGCCGACCTCGGTGCGCGACATCGCCGAGCGCACCGGCCTGCCCCAGCCCTACCTCGAGCAGATCCTCCTCGCCCTCAAGGGCGCCGGCCTGGTCCGCTCCAAGCGCGGCGTGGGCGGCGGCTACGTGCTGGCCCGGGAGCCGGCCGAGATCACCCTGGCCCAGATCGTGTCGGCCGTCGATGGCCCCATCGTGGTGGGCGACTTCGGCGAGCCCCACCAGAACGGGGCCTGCGACCACGAGGGCCAGTGCGTCCTGCTCGCGGTGTGGGCCGACGCCGGGCGCCAGATGCGCACCCTCCTCGAGGCCCGGACCCTCGCCGACATCGCCGCCATCACCGCCGGCAACGCCCCCTGGCCCGAGCCGGCGACGTAG
- a CDS encoding alkaline phosphatase family protein, with protein MGDHPLIPDYGGACIASLVPALLEPGPTTPPWLPAAAVEADQVVLLVLDGLGWEQLQDRRHLAPTLTAMAGGAITTVSPSTTATALTSIATGLTPGEHGVVGYRVAVEGEVLNILRWSTAQGDARRQIDPEQFQSHPAFAAHRPAVVTKAEFASSGFSGAHLCQVRFNGYRVPSTMVTEVGRLLRGGEPFVYAYYDGVDKVAHEYGLGEHYDAEVAFADRLVADVMAVLPPGAAVVVTADHGQVHVGDNVVKLHRDLVPHIALQSGEGRFRWLHARSGRAAALHEAATAHHGGDAWVVTRDETIEQGWWGPVVTDAARSRLGDVALVAREPVSFHDDADSGPFVLIGRHGSLTPAEMLVPCLVGSA; from the coding sequence GTGGGTGACCATCCTCTGATCCCGGACTACGGCGGCGCGTGCATCGCCAGCCTGGTGCCGGCCCTGCTCGAGCCGGGACCGACCACGCCCCCGTGGCTGCCGGCCGCCGCCGTCGAGGCCGACCAGGTCGTGCTCCTCGTCCTCGACGGGCTGGGGTGGGAGCAGCTCCAGGACCGCCGCCACCTCGCCCCCACGCTGACCGCCATGGCCGGCGGGGCGATCACCACGGTGTCACCGTCGACCACGGCCACCGCCCTGACGTCCATCGCCACCGGCCTCACGCCGGGCGAGCACGGCGTCGTCGGCTACCGGGTGGCGGTCGAGGGCGAGGTCCTCAACATCCTCCGGTGGTCGACCGCCCAGGGCGACGCCCGCCGCCAGATCGATCCGGAGCAGTTCCAGTCCCACCCCGCCTTCGCCGCCCACCGGCCGGCGGTGGTCACCAAGGCCGAGTTCGCCTCGTCCGGGTTCAGCGGCGCCCACCTCTGCCAGGTGCGGTTCAACGGCTACCGGGTGCCGTCCACGATGGTCACCGAGGTCGGGCGGCTGCTGCGCGGGGGCGAGCCGTTCGTGTACGCGTACTACGACGGGGTCGACAAGGTCGCCCACGAGTACGGGCTGGGGGAGCACTACGACGCCGAGGTCGCCTTCGCCGACCGGCTGGTGGCCGACGTCATGGCCGTCCTGCCCCCCGGGGCCGCCGTGGTGGTGACGGCCGACCACGGGCAGGTCCACGTCGGGGACAACGTCGTGAAGCTGCACCGCGACCTGGTGCCGCACATCGCCCTCCAGTCGGGAGAGGGGCGCTTCCGCTGGTTGCACGCCCGCTCCGGTCGGGCCGCGGCGCTGCACGAGGCGGCCACCGCCCACCACGGCGGCGACGCCTGGGTGGTCACGCGGGACGAGACCATCGAGCAGGGCTGGTGGGGCCCCGTCGTCACCGACGCCGCCCGGTCCCGGCTGGGCGACGTGGCCCTCGTCGCCCGCGAGCCGGTGTCGTTCCACGACGACGCCGACTCGGGCCCGTTCGTGCTCATCGGCCGCCACGGCTCGCTGACGCCCGCCGAGATGCTCGTCCCGTGCCTGGTGGGCTCGGCCTGA
- a CDS encoding bacterial proteasome activator family protein produces MSDAEPTPADDSTVHGELVETSADGEERREAVEEPAKLMRIGSMIKQLLEEVRSADLDEAARVRLREIYETSLHELGSALSDDLKEELDRVAIPFGDNGEPPSEAELRIAQAQLVGWLEGLFHGIQATLFAQQMAARAQLEDMRRQLGPGVGGGQGGPSPSGVPGGRPGTLGEPGPGTYL; encoded by the coding sequence ATGAGCGACGCCGAGCCCACCCCCGCCGACGACAGCACCGTGCACGGTGAGCTGGTCGAGACGTCCGCCGACGGCGAGGAGCGTCGGGAGGCGGTCGAGGAGCCGGCCAAGCTCATGCGGATCGGCTCGATGATCAAGCAGCTCCTCGAGGAGGTCCGCAGCGCCGACCTCGACGAGGCCGCCCGCGTCCGCCTGCGGGAGATCTACGAGACGTCCCTCCACGAGCTGGGGTCGGCCCTGTCCGACGACCTCAAGGAGGAGCTCGACCGGGTCGCCATCCCGTTCGGTGACAACGGCGAGCCGCCGTCGGAGGCCGAGCTCCGGATCGCCCAGGCCCAGCTGGTCGGCTGGCTCGAGGGGCTCTTCCACGGCATCCAGGCCACCCTCTTCGCCCAGCAGATGGCGGCCCGGGCCCAGCTCGAGGACATGCGGCGCCAGCTCGGCCCCGGTGTGGGCGGCGGCCAGGGCGGGCCCAGCCCCAGCGGCGTCCCCGGTGGACGCCCGGGCACCCTGGGCGAGCCCGGGCCCGGGACCTACCTGTAG